A stretch of Bos mutus isolate GX-2022 chromosome 8, NWIPB_WYAK_1.1, whole genome shotgun sequence DNA encodes these proteins:
- the ABHD17B gene encoding alpha/beta hydrolase domain-containing protein 17B, with protein sequence MNNLSFSELCCLFCCPPCPGKIASKLAFLPPDPTYTLMCDESGSRWTLHLSERADWQYSSREKDAIECFMTRTSKGNRIACMFVRCSPNAKYTLLFSHGNAVDLGQMSSFYIGLGSRINCNIFSYDYSGYGASSGKPTEKNLYADIEAAWLALRTRYGIRPENVIIYGQSIGTVPSVDLAARYESAAVILHSPLTSGMRVAFPDTKKTYCFDAFPNIDKISKITSPVLIIHGTEDEVIDFSHGLALFERCQRPVEPLWVEGAGHNDVELYGQYLERLKQFVSQELVNL encoded by the exons atgAATAATCTTTCGTTCAGTGAGCTATGTTGCCTCTTCTGCTGTCCACCTTGTCCAGGGAAAATTGCTTCAAAGTTAGCATTTTTGCCACCTGATCCAACTTATACGCTGATGTGTGATGAAAGTGGAAGCCGTTGGACTTTACACCTATCAGAACGAGCAGACTGGCAATATTCTTCTAGAGAAAAAGATGCCATTGAATGTTTCATGACTAGAACCAGTAAAGGCAACAGAATTGCCTGCATGTTTGTGCGTTGCTCACCCAATGCCAAATATACTTTACTCTTCTCACATGGAAATGCTGTTGATCTTGGTCAGATGAGCAGCTTTTACATAGGACTGGGATCACGGATTAATTGTAATATATTCTCATATGATTATTCTGGATATGGTGCAAGTTCTGGGAAACCAACAGAGAAGAACCTCTATGCAGACATAGAAGCTGCTTGGCTTGCTCTTAGGACAAG ATATGGCATTCGCCCTGAAAATGTGATTATATATGGCCAGAGTATAGGGACAGTACCATCTGTGGATCTTGCTGCTCGGTATGAGAGTGCTGCTGTTATTCTTCATTCTCCTTTGACCTCAGGAATGCGAGTTGCTTTTCCTGATACCAAGAAGACCTACTGTTTTGATGCATTCCCAAA CATTGACAAAATCTCTAAGATAACCTCTCCAGTATTAATAATTCATGGGACTGAAGATGAAGTAATAGACTTTTCACATGGTCTCGCATTGTTTGAGCGTTGCCAAAGACCTGTGGAGCCTCTGTGGGTTGAAGGGGCAGGTCACAATGATGTGGAACTTTATGGACAATACCTTGAAAGATTGAAACAGTTTGTGTCACAGGAACTGgtaaatttgtaa